The proteins below are encoded in one region of Thermodesulfovibrio thiophilus DSM 17215:
- the tmcC gene encoding TmcC family electron transfer complex membrane anchor subunit has product MEQFLKDPSIYTLARGPLVWLAFIVFFTGMLYKITSMLKMAKSERVIYPYLSLKYTLRSLIHWLTPYGSISMRKHPWFTSITFIFHICAIVTPIFLAGHIELWHESWGVSWCELPVSVADSMTMVVISCIIILIVRRIFQSDVRFLSSSGDYIALTVVFMTFLTGFLAHNELLLESRVMLTIHFITGEIMLMSIPFTRLSHMFFFWLTRAHTGSEFGAVRHSKDY; this is encoded by the coding sequence ATGGAACAGTTTTTAAAAGACCCTTCAATTTATACCCTTGCAAGAGGACCACTTGTGTGGCTTGCATTTATTGTGTTTTTTACTGGAATGCTTTACAAAATCACATCCATGTTAAAAATGGCAAAGAGTGAAAGAGTTATATATCCATATCTAAGTTTGAAGTATACTCTTCGTTCACTAATTCACTGGCTTACTCCATATGGAAGTATAAGCATGAGAAAACATCCGTGGTTTACATCCATAACTTTTATTTTTCATATATGTGCCATTGTCACACCCATATTTTTAGCAGGACATATTGAACTCTGGCATGAATCATGGGGAGTAAGCTGGTGCGAATTGCCTGTTTCAGTTGCGGATTCAATGACCATGGTGGTAATTAGCTGTATAATTATTCTTATAGTTCGTAGAATATTCCAGTCAGATGTTAGATTTTTAAGTTCTTCTGGAGATTACATTGCTCTTACAGTTGTTTTTATGACTTTTCTAACAGGATTTCTTGCCCATAATGAATTATTGCTTGAGTCTAGAGTTATGCTCACAATCCATTTTATCACAGGTGAAATTATGCTTATGTCCATTCCTTTTACAAGGCTGAGCCATATGTTTTTCTTCTGGCTTACAAGAGCTCATACAGGAAGTGAATTTGGTGCAGTAAGACATTCAAAGGACTATTGA